GAACTCTCAGACCTTTCAATTTTGGACTATGATTTTTTTGTCTGTGTGTGTAAAAATGGTTTTTGAAAATTCCACAACACAAAAGAAAACCcttaattttttatgttttataaaacattataatTTTTGCAATATATGATCAGTTTCTTAGCGCacattaatttttttagtttttaatattttttaataggGATTTTACAAAAATGCAAATTTCGTACCCAACAGTGATTTCGTAGTAGACCCGAGACCTATTACGAAATTGacgattatttataaaaaaaagcaAAACAAAAGTTAATGTGACTAGTTTGTTAATAAAAAGtcaataaaattaactatttgataaaaaaaaaaaaaagttttttttttctataaaatggTAAAGATTTAGTTAAGTGGcataaaaatagtaaataactCATTTGACACTTTCCACTACAATTATTATCAGGTAGCTTCTGACATCATGGAAAAACACAATCTTAATCATCGTAAAAATTGCAAGATAATTGTATCTTGTTTTGTGGATGGGATTACATCTTTGAAAGAAGATCTAAGCCATCTTGTCACAAGAATGCAATCTACAGGAGCCGATCTCATCAAACTTGTTACCAATGCAACCGATATTACAGAATTATCTAGAATCTTCCATTTGCTCTCCCATTGTCAGGTACaactttattttgtttttaccatTATAAAATAGCTGAAAGAGTAAAATCATAtgtgaaaaactatgttaattaAAAAGTGTGCTACTAATAACTTTCATAATATATTCAGGTACCACTAATTGCATACTCAACAGGAGAACGGGGGCTTATTAGTCAATTACTAGGTCCAAAATTTGGGGGAGTTTTTGTGTATGGATCCATCGAAGGAAATCAAGTACCTGGTTTACCAAGTCTTGCGAGCCTTAGAGAAGCATATGGAGTTGAAAATATCGATGCGGATACTAAAGTTTTTGGCCTAATTTCAAAACCCGTAAGCCATAGCAAAGGCCCTATTCTACATAACCCTACTTTCAGACATGTCGGCTTCAATGGAGTTTATGTTCCTATGTTCGTCGATGATCTTAAACAGTTCTTTAATGTTTACGAAAGTCCCGACTTTGCTGGTTACAGGTGCGTCTATTTGTCGTTTCAGAATCCATAAATGAAATGAGTTCTGATTGTGGAACCCACCttttgaatttgtttgacttattttATATTTGATTATTGTAGTGTTGGAATCCCATACAAGGAAGCAGTAATGGAATTCTGCGATGAAGTCCATCCTCTTGCTCAGGTTTGACTTCATCATCTTTATATAATTTAATCTCATGTTATTAAGATTTTGCACTACAATGttataacataaataaatgaaagtaggatactataatctACACTTTTTAATGGAAATTTAACTAATTATATTATCTCTTTCACCAGTCTATAGGCGCTGTTAATACTATTGTAAAAAGACATAGTGATGGGAAGCTCGTTGGTTACAATACGGATTGTGAGGCTTCTATAACTGCAATTGAGGATGCTTTAAaaggtacaaaaaaaaaaaatcaaactttaaTAGTGAATTAGGTAGGGTAGGGACCActattttattcttttttgaaTTAAATAGCATTTTACTTTGCAGCTCGAGGTCTTGTAAATGGAGAAGCATTGCTCCCTTCTCCTATCACCGGGAAGCAGTTTGTGCTTGTTGGCGCGGGAGGCGCAGGGAGAGCTTTGTCATTTGGTGCCAAAAGTAGAGGCGCACGCGTTACCGTTTTCGATATTGACTATGGTATGTGTACTTTTTGTAATTGTCGGAAtgtgagtaaatgaccattttacccttgtgtTTAGAAATAATGATGTATAACAAATGATTGTTTATCTGAGTCCTACTAACTACATGGATGTGTCAAGTGGCCGAATGAGTACTGAatgagactaaatgaccattttacccttatgttttaaaaaagaaattcacaaataatatTAGGAAATGTTTTTTGGCTTAATCCGTTAAGTCATTTTTTCCGGATTGCGGCAGAAATAAACAATCATGTCTAGTTGATTAGATTATTAAGTACGTCTAAGTAGATGGTTAAACCATTATGccaatgaccattttacccttttatttAGAAAAGATACTAAATAATATTCTACTGTTTGTTTGAAAGAGAGAGCGAAAGCACTTGCTCTTGCTGTATCGGGTGAAGCAATACCTTTTGAGGAGTTGTCTAACTTCCAACCAGAAAAAGGCGCAGTTCTTGCGAATGCAACGCCCATTGGGATGCACCCAAATAAAGATCGTATCCCCGTTTCCGAGGTTTGTTTATTTCCTAAAAGTTTTTCCAATTTTctatttaggattttttttttttttttttgacgaactatgtttttttctttctattttaGGAAACCTTGAGAGATTATTCCGTTGTCTTTGATGCTGTTTATACACCTAGAAAAACCACACTTTTAAAAGACGCCGAGGCTGCAGGCGTCATCACTGTTAGTGGGGTCGAGATGTTCCTTCGACAGGCTGTCGGCCAATTTAATCTTTTCACTGGTGGCCAAGGTACTTTTATACCcacgaaaatttcatttttgaaacaaaaactaataaaatgaaaatgaggggggggaaaagaccattttgccctcaGATATGCTGTTTTTTTTAGTGTTTATCTGAGACGTTGCGTTTGTTTTATTGCAGCACCTGAAGAGTTCATGCGAGagattgttttatcaaagttttgaTTGGTTTACAAGAAAACGATTCATTTGTGATTATATTCttgattaaataattaaaaaaaaaaaacaaacagatcCTGGAGTTCAGAATCAGACGAAGAGTTTCTGATGTGGACATGGGTAGCTGTTCATTGTTTGGTTACAATTATGGTGTATATTTGTAGACAGACTTAATGCTGTACAAACTCTTGATATCATCCCTTGATTTTTTATTGAATATCTAATATCCACCCTTGATTTTTTAttcaatatcacataatcttgAGCATGACTATAAAAAATATAAAGGAAAAATTAAATAATCAGGTATATAATTGTCTGTTTGGTGACTGTAGGTCCCACAAGAAGCTAATTCATATTGGAATTAGAACTCGTATAATgttgggaaaatgactcttgagggtaattaacttttgcgtttgtactcatttgattctttttctttttttttgtattcaatataccatcgaacttgttgttggtgtttaccatagcccttttgaccggcttttgacctgtgatagccggtcaaaagggttatggtgaacacaaacaacaagttcgatggtatattgagtacaaaaaaaggaaagggaccaaatgagaacaaacgcaacagttggttatcCTTCTGATTCATTTtctctttactcatttacaacaaatcccacatcatctcctactgatattaatgactttatgagattcatttttgcttatcttcaaaacataacctacgaaaggacattattcatatatgtacaactttgtaatgcacttgaatatttattaggggaatcttgactaagcagatgcatttcatgactacatttacatttccaatcaaatgatttatcgtatcatggattctagacaagtctaaaAACGAATGGAttcacaagtgctgtgatttttgagtttacttagctttaagatcgaactcatgggataaaatacaacatcaatatgtacaatattatggtgatgtgtctacaaaagcagtatgatattgtacatattgatgttgtatcttatctcatgagttcgatcttaaagctaagtaaactcaaaaatcacagtacttgtgattccactcgtttgtaaacttgtctagaatccatgatacaataaatcatttgattgcaaatgtaaatgtagtcatgaaatgcgactgcttagtcaagattcccctaataaatattcaagtgcattacaaagttgtacatgaaTGAATAATGTCTTTTcgtgagttatgttttgaagagaagcaataaTGAATCTCATAGTCATTAGTTTCAGTAGGAGATGACGTGGGATTTGCTGTAAATGAGTAAagagaaaatgaatcaggagggtaaccaactgttgcgtttgttctcatttggtctctttcctttttttttgtactcaatataccatcgaacttgttgtttgtgttcatcaTAACACTTTGACcgactatcacaggtcaaaagccggtcaaaagggttatggtaaACActaacaacaagttcgatgatatattgaatacaaaaaaaaaatgaccaaataagtacaaacgcaaaagttaattaccctcaaaagTCATTTTAATGTTGTTGCTACTAGAATTCTCAAtaaaccataaaccctaaattccaaATCATTTTTAGAAGTATATCACCAtggaatcaacacttatactatcgGAGCATATCCACCACATCGATATTTATTGCAAGATTAAAACAACAATAAGCACGAAAAGCACAATACTAATAAAAGTCTATATGAGAGGcatttatactatatataaacGATGATAAAATTAGGGACTGGAACTAAAAACAAAACTCTATCAAAAAGATTATTTTcgcaaattgaaatttttttggaatttagtcaaaaaagaaaaaaaaaatgcaaaccacATAAAACCATTAGTTGAATTTAAAATGCATACACGAAAGCCCCACTACATTTGTCATGAACCAAAAAAGGTGAACAATAACTCAACTCGGCCTCTTGAATATTGAAAAGACATAAATGCTAAAATGCCCTCATATTCTTCGCAATAAAAAAAGAGACAACACTAAAAAGTAATGGTCAAATACTCAAATATATGATTCTTCTCGAACTTTTGAACACCAAAAGGACAATTTTCCAGACAAATCTAATAAAATCTGCcccacaaatacaacaaaaaaaatatcCCGGAAGTTTTTTTTGCTGCTTACTACAACCTACCCTTTAATAATTCTTGGGTACCAATAAAACTAAACAcaagttaaaataaattacatgAAAATAAGATCACCTATAAAAAATGGCACAAAATGGAGAGGCTTTTTAATTTGCATATAAAGCCTACAATATTCACTAATTTTTTCAAGTGCCTGAAATTAGTTACATTGACCTTCATTCAAGGGCAATCCTGCATAAAGATGGTTTAATGTCAGAATCAGAAAACCAAACAAATGCAATTAAGCATGTAGGAATAGCATTTATTCATAGTtacatgcaagaaatagcaatgtgctTTTATTAGTATCTGATTTTTTAGAGAAATATAATAGAAAcaaatgaaagtagaatgctacaaAACACAAAGCAGTGGAGATATATACCTTTAAGCACTTCAGGATTGATGGAATAATAATAGTCTTGAAGATCATCTGATAAAGAAGCTGTATCAAGCTCAAAAGATCCAGGTGGCACTCCAGCTCTTTCTGAACCAGTCAGTTTTGTTGATGGGATTCGATGGGAGAATCTTAAATGTTCATTCCCAGGGATTTTTCGGTCATTTAACCCTCCCCAAGCTGTTTTCTTAAAAAGACTTACAAaccctttgactttgaccaataaaGCAACAGATACACTGCCAATAGCATGCACATCAAGAATTTCCACAATATCAAATTTGAATTTAGTATGGTTTTCTGGGTCTGAACCCCATTTGATATCCCAATCCTTGAATAAAGCCCATATTTCACCTTTTTGAGGATAAATAACAAAAGAATTTCTCCTCGAACTATTTTTAGAAACTATCCGATGAGAGAAGATGAGGCGATCTTTTGTTTCCTCTGATTTACCACCCACAAATTTCCCACATCCAACGGGTAACCCTTCTTCTGCCCATTTTATTTCGGATTCATCATCTGGGTCAGCCTCTAACCATGTGATCTTCAACTTAAAATTGCGTGTAAAAACTTTCCTAATTTTTGCATAGAACCTTGGCATCCCGTCGACAGAATCATAACATGCCCAGATTTGGTCAACTGCGAAACAATCTTCCTCTTTATCTTTGTCAAAATTACTGAATTCTAAATCCGGGCAGTTTACAAACTTACTATCATCATCAAGATTCACATGGTTACCATTTGGCGTATTTCCAGCAGCTTCCTTGTACACGTCAGCACGGGGTCCGGGAACTTCCGGTGCTGCCCCTTGTGCAGTTATGTCATAGGCAATGAAGAGCTTCGAGCAATGCTGACACCGCAAAGGTCTGTTTACAAACTCTCTGTCATACTCGTATTTTATGTTGCAAAAAGGGCAATAAGTCCCGAATGCTTGAATCTGGTGGTGGTTGTTGATGATGTGATTCACACCATTGAAATGAGAACTCGGGACATCATTGAAACTGTGTACATTCTCTCTTATGATCTGAAAGTATCATATTTGCTTCAACAATAAGCTTAAAAGCTTCAGGAATTTGTTCTTATGAGGGTGAAGTACAAGTGCAAGTTTTCGGATAGTTGCTTCGTTTGCTACATCGGGAAAACTGAAAAGGCAGGGGTGTAACATACGAGGGATGGCATCTCGATTCTGGAGACTGTCGCTTCGACTCCTGAGTATGTTGAAACTTGAAAGTGGCGTCGAGTCAAAGGAAACTGTCCATGAGATTGTTTCGCGCGCCTaaacacattttgggccataatatGGTGACTTTGGCCAATTGGCCCTATGGGTGACATTAATTAATATTGGGCCTCTCTACGTGGAGCCCAATGATGTGCAAACAAGTAGGGGGCCTTTTTGTTAAGTCGGGAGCCCAGTCAATTTCGGATTTAAACAAATATGGTGGGTCGGGTTTGGAAGGTGTTGAGTCCGAAACTTTTGTGGGGTATTTATATACCTATAATAATAGAGGTACAAATCCAAGCATCATCATATTGATTTTGAAACTCTTATATCACAATTTCAAGCATCatattatataaatgattataatgTTACAAAATGGGGCTATATAAACAACacatttattataaaatatgGTTAAATAAAAATTTTCTATTAAATATGGTTATTTTAAACATGTCAGTTTGTCATTTTAATCTTGCAACATCTCACTTTGTCTCTTTTATCTAGCTCATATCACATTGTTTGTTTTAACTGGTATCTTCTAGATCAAAATTCTCAATGTTGATGATATACTAGAAGTTAAGTTTTGCAATTCATATAGAGAAAATGTATCTCTGTATTTTCAATGACATTTTTGGATTGTTGGGTTATTTAAAAACTCACCTAATTTCCTATAAAATATTTTTGTACATTTGTGtttgttcatatatatttttgaatatcatatgttatgtgttttgtaGGGATTTAAAAGGAACTAGGAAAGGGACACCCGCATTGATCAACCTTACAAAACACCAAACATATGATCAACCATTCTAAATGAAGCATCaacaaaaacataaatgaaagtGAAGGACCCAAATCGAAGTCAACCAAAAGGTTACTATTTTTAAGGCTCCGctgatttaattgtatatataacgGAAAAAATAATGCTAGGACAAAACTCTATCAAAAAGTCTCTTTTACAAGTTAAATCTTTTTTGAACTTTAACCAAAGAATAACACAAACCACAAATCATTTTTGCACTTTTCTCCAATTTCTATTTTAGATTACATATTTTCAAGACCGACTTTTTAAGAATCTATATTACAAAGTTATAATTAGAAATAAACAtagataaaattttattttaattaactgATTCAACCATCTGATTATTCGTTGAATTTAAAACACATGTTTTAgttaaaaaagatttttttttttttttttttttaaaaaaaagaaacatTACTAAAAAATAAGCGATGCAGATGGTCCAATATATGATTGTTGTCAAACTTTAAACACCAAAAGGACATAAATTTCCAGACAAATCTGCctcacaaatacaacaaaaaaaatatcCCGGAAGTTTTTTTTTTGCTGCTTACTACAACCTACCATTTAATAATTCTTGGGTACCAATATAACTAGACACAAGTTAAAAAGAATTACATGAAAATAAGAGGACCTATAAAAAGAGGCACAAAATGGAGAGGCTTTTAAATCTGCATATAAAGCCTACAATATTCACTGATTCTTTCATGTGCCAAGAAGGTTGACTGAAATTAGTTTGGTTGACCTCCACTAGACCCTTTCAAGGGCAATCCTGGAAAAACATGGTTTATGTCAGAATCTATCGTTCAACAACCAATGTAGGAAGGAACAGCATTTTTATATTCATGGTTAAATGCAATAGATTGTTATACTGGGGTAGATTTTCAAAGAAGAAATACTATACAAATATAATAGAACATTGCAGGATTAAGCATGGAGAAACATACCTTTAAGTGCTGCAGGATTAAGCTCCCAACAGCCTCTCAAAGCACCATCTTTTTCCTCTGTGAAAAGAAAAGCAGGAATGTGGCGAGAGAATCTGTTGATCTCCTTCTGTGGTATCACCACAATGTTGTCAGATGACCTTTGTACCCTTGGGGCCTTGTAAACCGACTTATAACCAGGGACATGTGTCAGGGACATAACTTTTACACTGCTTTCATCACTCTCAAGAACTTCAACAATCTCACATTCACAGTCAGCATCCTGTCTTTTGTTCAAAGCCCAAATCTGTTGTTCCCTTGGATATATACTAAAACTCTGACCATTTTCTTCTGCTTTCACAACATGCGAAAAGACCTCCGGGGGTAGTGGCTTTGTTTTACCAGGAGTCAC
The genomic region above belongs to Lactuca sativa cultivar Salinas chromosome 4, Lsat_Salinas_v11, whole genome shotgun sequence and contains:
- the LOC111900924 gene encoding uncharacterized protein LOC111900924; translated protein: MPRFYAKIRKVFTRNFKLKITWLEADPDDESEIKWAEEGLPVGCGKFVGGKSEETKDRLIFSHRIVSKNSSRRNSFVIYPQKGEIWALFKDWDIKWGSDPENHTKFKFDIVEILDVHAIGSVSVALLVKVKGFVSLFKKTAWGGLNDRKIPGNEHLRFSHRIPSTKLTGSERAGVPPGSFELDTASLSDDLQDYYYSINPEVLKGLPLNEGQCN
- the LOC111900911 gene encoding bifunctional 3-dehydroquinate dehydratase/shikimate dehydrogenase, chloroplastic is translated as MGSLGVLRNTTMVCVPLMRHSVEQMVGDMYQAKIEGADLVELRLDCLKEFNPQRDLQTLLRNKPLPVAVVYRPKWEGGLYDGDENSRLEALLLAKDLGAEYVDFELQVASDIMEKHNLNHRKNCKIIVSCFVDGITSLKEDLSHLVTRMQSTGADLIKLVTNATDITELSRIFHLLSHCQVPLIAYSTGERGLISQLLGPKFGGVFVYGSIEGNQVPGLPSLASLREAYGVENIDADTKVFGLISKPVSHSKGPILHNPTFRHVGFNGVYVPMFVDDLKQFFNVYESPDFAGYSVGIPYKEAVMEFCDEVHPLAQSIGAVNTIVKRHSDGKLVGYNTDCEASITAIEDALKARGLVNGEALLPSPITGKQFVLVGAGGAGRALSFGAKSRGARVTVFDIDYERAKALALAVSGEAIPFEELSNFQPEKGAVLANATPIGMHPNKDRIPVSEETLRDYSVVFDAVYTPRKTTLLKDAEAAGVITVSGVEMFLRQAVGQFNLFTGGQAPEEFMREIVLSKF